From the Pseudomonas sp. SORT22 genome, one window contains:
- a CDS encoding MarC family protein, with product MLHELFSVYLKMLVLYSPFFVLSCFISLTRGYSSKERKQLAWRVAIAVLIASVLLYLFGRVIFGIFGITVDAFRIGAGSVLFISALGMAQGKSAVQTDNVQQDVTIVPLTIPLTVGPGTIGALLVMGIGQPHWDDKLLAIVSIAMASFTVGLVLYLSNRIERILGDQGLQIVSRLMGLFVCALAAQIIFTGIKGYLVP from the coding sequence ATGCTCCATGAGTTGTTCAGCGTCTACCTGAAAATGCTCGTGCTCTACAGCCCGTTCTTCGTGCTCTCGTGCTTTATCAGCCTGACCCGCGGCTACTCCAGCAAGGAGCGCAAGCAACTGGCCTGGCGCGTGGCAATCGCCGTGCTGATCGCCAGCGTATTGCTATACCTGTTCGGCAGGGTGATCTTCGGCATATTCGGCATCACCGTGGATGCATTTCGCATCGGTGCCGGCAGCGTGCTGTTCATTTCCGCGCTGGGCATGGCCCAGGGCAAGTCGGCGGTGCAGACCGACAACGTGCAGCAGGATGTAACCATCGTGCCGCTGACCATCCCCCTGACCGTCGGCCCTGGCACCATCGGTGCACTGCTGGTAATGGGGATTGGCCAGCCGCACTGGGACGACAAGCTGCTGGCCATCGTCAGTATTGCCATGGCCAGCTTCACCGTCGGCCTGGTGTTGTACCTGTCGAACCGTATCGAGCGGATTCTCGGCGACCAGGGCCTGCAGATTGTCAGCCGTTTGATGGGGTTGTTTGTCTGCGCCCTGGCGGCGCAGATCATCTTTACCGGAATCAAGGGTTACCTGGTGCCCTAA
- the cobJ gene encoding precorrin-3B C(17)-methyltransferase produces MTRKAPAIVILGNGSLATARKIQQLYPDALIHGLEGRVEGADRSYQEFGATVRQLYQQDTPIIALCAAGIVIRTLAGLLLEKGAEPPVLAVAEDGSAVVPLLGGLGGVNRMAREIGAGLGVAAAITTSGELRFGTCLLNPPSGYALADLELGKRFVSDLLAGESVRIDGAAPWLEQAQLPQSEQAHLAIHVGCDARAASANELVIYPRCVMVAVSEVLPELAQAIRDALQAARIAEPALACLLAAEPHMANPALHAAAAELGVDLRFAPGAGDASALAAQVMPQLLPPQPVTDGLAIVVSNQPIDPQQIGRARGRLAVIGLGPGAADLMVPAVKAELARANDVLGYETYVRMAGPFRADQVLHCTDNREEMQRARHAFELAAQGRSVVVVSSGDPGVFAMAAAVLEALHESNDPDWHAVELEMLPGVSASLATAAQAGAPLGHDFCVLSLSDNLKPWSIIEKRLDLACQADLALAFYNPISRSRPWQLGRALEIVRQHRAELTPVVLGRDIGRPGQTLRVVSLGELQTDMVDMRTMVLVGSSTTCEFARADGGQWVYTPRWYPPQH; encoded by the coding sequence ATGACCCGTAAAGCCCCGGCCATTGTCATCCTTGGCAACGGCAGCCTGGCCACTGCCCGCAAGATCCAGCAGTTGTACCCGGACGCATTGATCCATGGCCTTGAGGGCCGGGTCGAAGGCGCCGACCGCAGTTACCAGGAATTCGGCGCCACCGTGCGCCAGCTCTATCAGCAAGACACGCCGATCATCGCCCTGTGCGCTGCCGGTATCGTCATCCGCACCCTGGCCGGCCTGTTGCTGGAGAAGGGCGCCGAGCCGCCGGTGCTGGCGGTGGCCGAGGATGGCAGCGCTGTGGTGCCGCTGCTCGGCGGGCTCGGCGGGGTCAATCGCATGGCCCGGGAAATCGGCGCCGGCCTGGGTGTGGCGGCGGCGATCACCACCAGTGGCGAGCTACGTTTCGGTACCTGCCTGCTCAACCCGCCCAGCGGTTATGCCCTGGCCGACCTTGAGCTGGGCAAGCGTTTCGTCTCCGACCTGCTGGCCGGCGAAAGCGTGCGTATCGACGGCGCTGCGCCCTGGCTTGAACAGGCGCAGCTGCCGCAAAGCGAGCAGGCGCACCTGGCGATTCATGTTGGTTGTGATGCCCGTGCAGCCTCGGCCAATGAGCTGGTGATCTACCCGCGTTGTGTCATGGTCGCGGTCAGCGAAGTGCTGCCGGAACTGGCCCAGGCCATTCGCGATGCCCTGCAGGCGGCGCGGATTGCCGAGCCGGCGCTGGCTTGCCTGCTGGCCGCAGAGCCGCACATGGCCAACCCGGCCCTGCACGCGGCTGCTGCCGAGCTGGGCGTGGACTTGCGCTTTGCCCCGGGTGCCGGCGATGCCAGTGCCCTGGCGGCTCAGGTAATGCCGCAATTGCTGCCACCGCAGCCAGTGACTGACGGCCTGGCCATCGTGGTCTCGAACCAGCCGATCGACCCGCAGCAGATCGGTCGCGCCCGCGGTCGCCTGGCGGTGATCGGTCTCGGCCCTGGCGCTGCCGACTTGATGGTGCCTGCGGTCAAGGCCGAGCTTGCTCGAGCCAACGATGTGCTCGGCTATGAAACCTATGTGCGCATGGCCGGGCCGTTCCGTGCCGATCAGGTGCTGCATTGCACCGACAACCGCGAAGAGATGCAGCGTGCCCGGCATGCCTTCGAGCTGGCGGCGCAAGGGCGTTCGGTAGTGGTGGTGTCTTCGGGCGACCCTGGTGTGTTCGCCATGGCCGCGGCGGTGCTCGAAGCGCTGCACGAGTCGAACGATCCGGATTGGCACGCAGTGGAGCTGGAAATGCTGCCCGGCGTTTCCGCTTCCCTGGCAACTGCAGCGCAGGCCGGCGCTCCCTTGGGCCACGACTTCTGCGTGCTGTCGCTGTCGGACAACCTCAAGCCCTGGTCGATCATCGAGAAGCGCCTGGACCTGGCCTGCCAGGCCGACCTGGCGCTGGCCTTCTACAACCCGATCTCGCGCTCGCGGCCGTGGCAGCTCGGGCGGGCCCTGGAAATTGTCCGCCAGCATCGAGCCGAGCTGACTCCTGTAGTCCTTGGCCGCGACATCGGTAGGCCGGGTCAGACACTGAGGGTGGTCAGTCTCGGTGAGCTGCAAACGGACATGGTCGATATGCGCACCATGGTGCTGGTCGGATCCTCGACGACCTGCGAGTTTGCCCGCGCAGACGGTGGTCAGTGGGTCTATACCCCGCGTTGGTATCCACCGCAGCATTGA
- a CDS encoding precorrin-2 C(20)-methyltransferase: protein MQARGRLLGLGVGPGDPELITVKALRLLRESPVVAYFVAKGKRGNAFGIIESHLQEAQTLLPLVYPVTTEVLPAPLSYEQVISDFYDAASLEVAAHLDAGRDVAVICEGDPFFYGSYMYLHDRLAERYDAQVIPGVCSMLGGASVLGAPLVYRNQSLSVLSGVLAYDELKRRLADADAAVIMKLGRNFPKVRDVLAELGLAERALYVERATMANQKIVALDQVDPQSSPYFSLIIVPGERWQG from the coding sequence ATGCAGGCTCGTGGACGTTTGCTGGGCCTGGGCGTTGGCCCCGGCGATCCAGAACTGATTACCGTCAAGGCGCTGCGTTTGCTGCGCGAGTCGCCGGTGGTGGCCTACTTTGTCGCCAAGGGCAAGCGCGGCAACGCCTTCGGCATCATCGAAAGCCATCTGCAGGAAGCCCAGACCTTGCTGCCGCTGGTGTACCCGGTGACCACCGAGGTGCTGCCGGCGCCGTTGTCTTATGAACAGGTCATCAGCGACTTTTACGATGCCGCCAGCCTTGAGGTTGCCGCGCACCTGGATGCCGGCCGCGATGTGGCGGTGATCTGCGAAGGCGATCCGTTCTTCTACGGCTCCTACATGTACCTGCACGACCGCCTCGCCGAGCGCTACGATGCGCAAGTGATCCCGGGGGTCTGCTCGATGCTCGGCGGCGCCTCGGTGCTCGGTGCGCCGCTGGTGTATCGCAACCAGAGCCTGTCGGTACTCTCCGGCGTGCTGGCGTATGACGAACTCAAGCGCCGCCTGGCCGATGCCGATGCCGCGGTGATCATGAAACTTGGGCGTAACTTCCCCAAGGTTCGCGATGTGCTGGCCGAGCTCGGCCTGGCCGAGCGTGCCCTGTATGTGGAGCGGGCAACCATGGCCAACCAGAAGATCGTCGCCCTGGACCAGGTCGATCCGCAGTCCTCGCCGTACTTCTCGCTGATCATCGTGCCCGGTGAAAGGTGGCAAGGTTGA
- a CDS encoding precorrin-8X methylmutase, producing MIDYIRDGQEIYRNSFAIIREEARLDRIPADLEKLAVRVIHACGMVDAIDGLQFSPGAGKAGRDALAAGAPILCDARMVSEGITRARLPANNPVICTLRDEQVPELARELGNTRSAVALELWRPHLEGSVVVIGNAPTALFYLLEMLDAGAPKPALILGFPVGFVGAAESKAMLAADSRGVPFVIMQGRLGGSAMAAAAVNALATEVE from the coding sequence ATGATTGATTACATCCGCGATGGTCAGGAGATCTATCGCAATTCCTTCGCGATCATTCGAGAGGAAGCCCGGCTCGATCGCATCCCGGCCGATCTGGAAAAGCTTGCGGTCCGCGTGATACACGCCTGCGGCATGGTCGATGCAATCGATGGCCTGCAGTTCTCCCCGGGTGCCGGCAAGGCCGGGCGTGATGCCCTGGCCGCCGGCGCGCCGATCCTCTGCGATGCGCGGATGGTGTCCGAGGGTATTACCCGTGCACGCCTGCCAGCCAACAACCCGGTGATCTGCACCCTGCGCGACGAGCAGGTGCCGGAACTTGCCCGAGAATTGGGCAACACCCGCTCGGCGGTGGCCCTGGAGCTGTGGCGGCCGCACCTGGAAGGCAGCGTGGTAGTTATCGGCAACGCGCCGACTGCGCTGTTCTACCTGCTGGAAATGCTCGACGCTGGCGCGCCTAAACCGGCGTTGATTCTCGGCTTCCCGGTGGGCTTTGTTGGCGCCGCCGAGTCCAAGGCGATGCTCGCTGCCGACAGCCGTGGCGTGCCGTTCGTGATCATGCAAGGGCGCCTGGGCGGCAGCGCCATGGCCGCCGCCGCGGTCAATGCCCTGGCCACGGAGGTCGAATGA
- the cobG gene encoding precorrin-3B synthase produces the protein MNQPVSAHQPQASLRPSACPGLWRIVQALDGGICRIKLAGGALTAAQAEAVAAAAERYAGGEIEVTNRGNLQIRGIGGDHAGLIEGLLAAGLGPREAAGDDVRNLMLSPVAGLDRQMLFDTRPLAQQVLQSLETTPRFHQLSAKFAVQLDGGEALAMLEHPHDLWLSPLKLDDELWLAFGLAGCPAADAPLGAVPLTRGHELVLAVLKRFLDLARPEQTRMRQLLSEHTPEAFIAGLVLPVRADAAVCQWRRSPVTAGYLGIYPQLQHGLSAVGSAAPLGRLNPSMLRAAARLAREQGDGTLRMTPWQGVLLPNIGHHHAGQVVDGLARLGLLVSTHDRLARLVACTGCAGCAKGQAETKGDARLLATMLAPGAPASVHLSGCLRSCAMAHVAPATLLAQSPGHYDLYLRDATEPGFGRLRARNLTLKEAGALLDACSRSTLDD, from the coding sequence TTGAACCAGCCTGTATCGGCCCACCAGCCCCAAGCTTCGCTGCGTCCCTCGGCCTGTCCGGGGTTGTGGCGCATCGTCCAGGCGCTGGACGGCGGCATCTGCCGGATCAAGCTGGCCGGCGGGGCGCTGACGGCGGCTCAGGCCGAGGCCGTGGCCGCTGCGGCCGAGCGTTATGCCGGTGGTGAAATCGAAGTCACCAACCGTGGCAACCTGCAGATTCGCGGCATCGGCGGCGACCACGCCGGGCTGATCGAAGGGCTGCTGGCCGCAGGCCTGGGCCCGCGCGAGGCCGCCGGCGACGATGTGCGCAACCTGATGCTCAGCCCCGTCGCCGGCCTTGATCGGCAGATGCTGTTCGATACCCGGCCTTTGGCGCAGCAGGTGCTGCAGTCGCTGGAAACCACCCCGCGTTTTCATCAGCTCTCGGCCAAGTTCGCCGTGCAGCTGGATGGCGGCGAGGCCCTGGCGATGCTTGAACACCCCCATGACCTGTGGCTCAGCCCGCTGAAGCTTGACGACGAACTGTGGCTGGCATTCGGCCTTGCCGGTTGCCCGGCCGCGGATGCGCCGTTGGGTGCTGTACCCCTGACACGCGGGCACGAACTGGTACTGGCGGTACTCAAGCGCTTTCTCGATCTGGCCCGGCCAGAGCAGACGCGGATGCGCCAGTTGCTCAGCGAACATACGCCCGAGGCGTTTATCGCCGGGCTGGTTTTGCCGGTGCGGGCGGATGCGGCGGTTTGCCAGTGGCGTCGCTCGCCGGTAACGGCGGGCTATCTGGGGATTTATCCACAGCTGCAACACGGCCTGAGCGCCGTCGGTTCGGCAGCGCCCCTGGGGCGTCTGAACCCTTCGATGCTGCGCGCTGCGGCCCGGCTGGCACGGGAGCAGGGCGACGGCACCTTGCGCATGACCCCTTGGCAGGGCGTGCTGCTGCCCAACATTGGCCACCATCATGCCGGGCAAGTGGTCGACGGCCTGGCCCGATTGGGGCTGCTGGTCTCGACCCATGATCGACTGGCGCGCCTGGTCGCCTGCACCGGTTGCGCCGGCTGCGCCAAAGGCCAGGCCGAAACCAAGGGCGATGCGCGCCTGCTGGCCACCATGCTGGCACCCGGAGCACCGGCCAGCGTGCACTTGAGCGGCTGCCTGCGCTCGTGCGCCATGGCCCACGTGGCGCCCGCCACCTTGCTGGCGCAAAGCCCCGGCCACTACGACTTGTACCTGCGTGACGCAACCGAGCCGGGCTTCGGCCGCCTGCGCGCACGCAACCTCACACTAAAAGAAGCCGGCGCACTGCTAGACGCCTGCTCACGGAGCACCCTTGATGATTGA
- the cbiE gene encoding precorrin-6y C5,15-methyltransferase (decarboxylating) subunit CbiE has protein sequence MSPWLTIVGIGEDGFSGLGKQARRALLGASRVFGGQRQLDLLPHCISGERLLWPSPFSLAPVLALRGEPVCVLASGDPMFYGVGASLARQLDVSEMNVLPMPSSCALAAARLGWPLQEVLTLSLVARPIAALNAHLYSGVRLLVLSNDGSSPAAIAALLRERGFALSRLQVFEHLGGSAERRLEGTAAHWPHPQVADLNLVAIECLATPDAPRLSPLAGLPDSAFRHDGQLTKRDVRAITLARLAPQPGELLWDVGAGSGSIGIEWMRAHPSCRALAIESDEGRQQLIEHNRDALGVPGLQLIRGRAPMALQGLERPDAIFIGGGVTREGVLQHCWQQLRPGGRLVANAVTLQSELALVNWREQHGGELTRIHIAQAQPLGEFDTWRQALPITLLDAVKPADA, from the coding sequence ATGTCGCCCTGGCTGACAATAGTAGGTATCGGTGAAGACGGCTTCAGTGGCCTGGGCAAGCAGGCCCGGCGCGCGCTGCTGGGCGCTTCACGGGTGTTTGGCGGCCAGCGCCAGCTGGACCTGCTGCCGCACTGCATCAGCGGCGAACGCCTGCTGTGGCCCAGCCCGTTTTCCCTGGCGCCGGTACTGGCCCTGCGCGGCGAGCCGGTGTGCGTGCTGGCCAGCGGCGACCCGATGTTCTATGGCGTAGGCGCAAGCCTTGCGCGCCAGCTCGACGTCAGCGAAATGAACGTGTTGCCGATGCCCTCTTCCTGCGCCCTGGCCGCCGCCCGCCTGGGTTGGCCACTGCAGGAGGTGCTGACGCTCTCGCTGGTGGCGCGGCCGATCGCTGCGCTCAACGCCCACCTGTACAGCGGCGTGCGCCTGCTGGTGCTGAGCAACGATGGCAGCAGCCCGGCCGCGATCGCCGCCCTGCTGCGCGAACGCGGTTTCGCGCTGAGCCGCCTGCAGGTCTTCGAGCACCTGGGCGGCAGCGCCGAGCGGCGCCTCGAGGGCACTGCCGCGCACTGGCCGCACCCGCAAGTTGCCGACTTGAACCTGGTCGCCATCGAATGCCTGGCCACGCCCGATGCACCGCGCCTGTCGCCGCTTGCCGGTCTGCCAGACAGCGCCTTCAGACACGACGGCCAGCTGACCAAGCGCGATGTGCGCGCCATCACTCTGGCGCGCCTGGCCCCGCAGCCGGGCGAACTGCTCTGGGATGTCGGCGCCGGCAGCGGCTCGATCGGTATCGAGTGGATGCGCGCCCACCCCAGTTGCCGGGCGTTGGCGATCGAGTCCGACGAGGGCCGCCAGCAACTGATCGAACACAACCGCGATGCCCTTGGCGTGCCTGGCCTGCAGTTGATTCGAGGTCGTGCGCCGATGGCCCTGCAGGGCCTGGAACGCCCGGATGCGATCTTCATCGGTGGCGGCGTGACCCGCGAAGGCGTGCTGCAACACTGCTGGCAGCAACTGCGCCCGGGTGGCCGCCTGGTGGCCAATGCCGTGACCCTGCAAAGTGAACTGGCGCTGGTCAACTGGCGCGAGCAGCATGGCGGCGAGCTGACCCGCATCCATATCGCCCAGGCGCAACCCCTGGGCGAGTTCGACACCTGGCGCCAGGCCCTGCCGATCACCCTGCTAGACGCGGTCAAGCCTGCCGATGCGTGA
- a CDS encoding cobalt-precorrin-5B (C(1))-methyltransferase, producing MRDETREQPAPLRSGLTTGSCATATSLAAARLLLGGQSNDAVQITLPKGKVVQMRLEFCRLHEDGAEAGTLKDAGDDPDVTHGALLYSRVRLQAEPGVRFVAGHGVGTVTRPGLVLGVGEPAINPVPRRMMTEHLLRLAAEFAYSGGFEVTVNVQDGESLALKTMNPRLGILGGLSILGTSGIVRPFSCSAYIASIHQGIDVAKTNGYQHIAACTGNASEDTMRRVYNLPEIALIEMGDFVGAVLKHLRKVPVDKLSLCGGFGKISKLAAGHMDLHSRHSSIDLPQLADWAAAIGADPALQDAIRQANTSQQALALASAAGVALGDAVCAHALAFARSVVPAQVQVEVFAIDRQGGIVGHAGGFA from the coding sequence ATGCGTGACGAAACCCGCGAACAACCCGCGCCACTGCGCAGCGGCCTGACCACTGGCAGTTGCGCCACCGCCACTAGCCTGGCGGCGGCGCGGCTGCTGCTGGGCGGCCAGAGCAACGATGCGGTGCAGATCACCTTGCCCAAGGGCAAGGTGGTGCAGATGCGCCTGGAGTTTTGTCGCCTGCACGAGGACGGCGCCGAAGCCGGCACCCTCAAGGATGCCGGCGATGACCCGGACGTGACCCACGGCGCCCTGCTCTACAGCCGCGTGCGCCTGCAGGCCGAACCCGGTGTGCGCTTTGTTGCCGGCCACGGCGTCGGCACGGTGACCCGCCCAGGCCTGGTGCTCGGCGTGGGTGAACCGGCGATCAACCCGGTACCACGCAGGATGATGACCGAGCACCTGCTGCGCCTGGCCGCCGAATTCGCCTACAGCGGCGGCTTCGAGGTCACGGTAAACGTGCAGGACGGCGAAAGCCTGGCGCTGAAGACCATGAACCCGCGTCTGGGCATTCTTGGCGGCCTGTCGATCCTCGGCACCAGCGGCATTGTCCGGCCGTTCTCCTGCTCGGCCTATATCGCCTCGATCCACCAGGGCATCGACGTGGCCAAGACCAACGGCTACCAGCACATCGCCGCCTGCACCGGCAATGCCAGCGAAGACACCATGCGCCGGGTCTACAACCTGCCAGAAATCGCCCTGATCGAAATGGGCGACTTTGTCGGCGCGGTGCTCAAGCACCTGCGCAAGGTGCCTGTGGATAAACTCAGCCTGTGCGGCGGCTTCGGCAAGATCAGCAAGCTGGCCGCCGGGCACATGGACCTGCACAGCCGCCATTCGAGCATCGACCTGCCGCAACTGGCCGACTGGGCTGCAGCCATTGGTGCCGACCCGGCGTTGCAAGACGCTATTCGCCAGGCCAACACCAGCCAGCAGGCCCTGGCCCTGGCCAGTGCCGCCGGCGTTGCCCTGGGCGATGCGGTCTGCGCCCACGCCCTGGCCTTTGCCCGTAGCGTGGTGCCGGCGCAGGTGCAGGTGGAAGTGTTCGCCATTGATCGTCAGGGCGGCATCGTAGGCCATGCGGGGGGCTTTGCATGA
- a CDS encoding cobalt-precorrin-6A reductase, giving the protein MTRILLLGGVTEALAIARTLGPQHVYSLAGIGRVPTDLDCQVRVGGFGGAEGLAAYLRAERIDLLIDATHPYAARISANAAHAAQLTGVPCWALRRPAWQAQAGDDWREVSDWAELIDALRPFQRPLFTLGREPLQHLHEIPAHQFWTLRALEACPGNARCEVIGARGPFHLEDERALFERRQIDVLISKNSGSGATEPKLQVARERSLPVLVLRRPDLPPATRSFSTVQALLQALQ; this is encoded by the coding sequence ATGACGCGCATCCTGTTGCTCGGCGGCGTCACCGAGGCGCTGGCCATTGCCCGCACCCTGGGCCCACAGCACGTCTACAGCCTGGCCGGGATCGGCCGGGTGCCTACTGACCTGGACTGTCAGGTACGGGTCGGCGGGTTTGGCGGCGCCGAGGGCCTGGCCGCTTACCTGCGCGCAGAACGCATCGACCTGCTGATCGACGCCACCCACCCCTATGCCGCCCGCATCAGCGCCAACGCCGCCCACGCCGCGCAACTCACCGGTGTGCCGTGCTGGGCGTTGCGCCGCCCGGCCTGGCAAGCCCAGGCCGGCGATGACTGGCGCGAGGTGAGCGACTGGGCCGAACTGATCGACGCCCTGCGCCCGTTCCAGCGCCCGCTGTTCACCCTCGGCCGTGAGCCGTTGCAGCATCTGCACGAAATTCCCGCCCATCAATTCTGGACCTTGCGCGCCCTCGAAGCCTGCCCCGGCAATGCACGCTGCGAAGTGATCGGCGCCCGCGGGCCGTTCCACCTGGAAGACGAACGAGCGCTGTTCGAGCGTCGGCAGATCGATGTGCTGATCAGCAAGAACAGCGGCAGCGGGGCGACCGAGCCTAAATTGCAAGTGGCACGTGAGCGCAGCCTACCGGTACTGGTGCTTCGCAGGCCTGACCTCCCTCCCGCCACTCGCAGTTTCTCGACGGTTCAAGCACTGCTGCAAGCACTTCAGTGA
- the vapB gene encoding type II toxin-antitoxin system VapB family antitoxin, whose protein sequence is MEQGAVFKSNRSQAVRLPKSVALPEDVKRVDIVAVGRTRIISPSGEAWDSWFEGQDVSPDFMAEREQDTDQEREGF, encoded by the coding sequence ATGGAGCAAGGTGCCGTCTTCAAGAGCAACCGCAGCCAAGCTGTGCGCCTGCCCAAGTCCGTAGCCCTGCCAGAGGATGTCAAACGCGTGGATATAGTCGCAGTGGGGCGAACCCGAATTATTTCTCCCTCCGGTGAAGCCTGGGACAGCTGGTTCGAAGGTCAGGATGTCAGCCCGGACTTCATGGCCGAACGTGAGCAAGACACCGATCAGGAGCGTGAGGGGTTCTGA
- the vapC gene encoding tRNA(fMet)-specific endonuclease VapC: protein MLKYMLDTNICIFTLKNKPLVVREAFNRHYGQLCISTVTLMELMYGAEKSAAPERNLAVVEGFAARLEVLSYDDRAAAHSGQLRAELARAGTPIGPYDQMIAGHARSLGLLLVTNNIREFQRVPGLRVEDWLNPAQ, encoded by the coding sequence ATGCTCAAGTACATGCTCGATACCAACATCTGCATCTTCACCCTCAAGAACAAGCCTCTGGTCGTACGTGAAGCATTCAATCGCCATTACGGCCAACTGTGCATCAGCACAGTGACGCTGATGGAATTGATGTATGGCGCTGAAAAATCCGCTGCACCTGAACGCAATCTTGCCGTAGTCGAAGGATTCGCCGCACGCCTGGAGGTCCTCAGTTACGATGACCGTGCTGCGGCTCACAGCGGTCAGTTGCGTGCAGAGTTGGCCCGAGCCGGAACACCGATTGGCCCCTATGACCAGATGATTGCCGGACATGCGCGTTCATTGGGGTTGCTACTGGTAACCAACAACATCCGCGAATTCCAGCGTGTTCCTGGGCTGCGCGTGGAAGACTGGCTCAACCCCGCTCAATAG
- a CDS encoding NfeD family protein, translating to MEMQWWIWLVFGFGLVVLELVLPTFFILWFGIGAVLVSFIAFLAPSLQLDMQVLLWVVFSSITTLLWFKVFRRKQPDTRWTADSVIGEVGLLTATVSEFHKGRVRFQKPILGNEEWVCVADAEIPAGERVRLTAIEGNTARVARA from the coding sequence ATGGAAATGCAATGGTGGATCTGGCTGGTATTCGGTTTCGGCCTCGTAGTGCTCGAACTGGTCCTGCCAACCTTCTTCATCCTCTGGTTCGGCATTGGTGCCGTGCTGGTTTCGTTCATTGCCTTCCTGGCGCCGAGCCTGCAGCTCGATATGCAGGTGCTGCTGTGGGTGGTGTTCTCGTCGATCACCACGCTGCTGTGGTTCAAGGTGTTTCGCAGGAAGCAGCCGGACACCCGCTGGACTGCCGATAGCGTGATCGGCGAAGTCGGCCTGCTCACTGCCACGGTTTCCGAATTTCACAAGGGCCGCGTGCGCTTTCAAAAGCCGATTCTCGGCAATGAAGAATGGGTGTGCGTCGCCGATGCCGAGATCCCGGCCGGCGAGCGCGTGCGCCTCACTGCCATCGAAGGCAATACCGCCCGGGTTGCCCGGGCCTGA
- a CDS encoding SPFH domain-containing protein, producing the protein MTSLIVVGTIAAFALITLFKGVRIVPQGEEWIVERLGRYHSTLKPGLNLLIPYMDVVAYRLPTKDIILDVQQQEIITRDNAVIVANALCFAKVVDPQKAAYGVQDFSFAVTSLTMTSLRAIVGAMDLDEALSSREQIKARLREAMSEQTEDWGVTVRSVEIQDIKPSQNMQAAMERQAAAERERKADVTRAEGAKQAAILEAEARQQAAKLDAEAQINLAEASARSITLVRDAVGTEITPAMYLLGERYIGAMESLASSDNAKVVVLPADLQETVRGLMGRNKQA; encoded by the coding sequence ATGACCAGCCTTATCGTCGTCGGCACCATCGCCGCATTCGCCCTCATCACCCTGTTCAAGGGCGTGCGCATCGTGCCCCAGGGCGAGGAGTGGATCGTCGAGCGCCTGGGCCGCTACCACAGCACCCTCAAGCCGGGCCTGAACCTGCTGATCCCGTACATGGACGTGGTCGCCTATCGCCTGCCGACCAAGGACATCATCCTCGACGTGCAGCAGCAGGAAATCATCACCCGCGACAACGCGGTGATCGTCGCCAACGCGCTGTGTTTCGCCAAGGTCGTCGACCCGCAAAAAGCCGCCTACGGCGTGCAGGACTTCAGCTTCGCGGTCACCAGCCTGACCATGACCTCGCTGCGCGCCATCGTTGGCGCCATGGACCTCGACGAAGCGCTGTCGAGCCGCGAGCAGATCAAGGCGCGCCTGCGCGAAGCGATGTCCGAGCAGACCGAAGACTGGGGCGTGACCGTGCGCTCGGTAGAGATCCAGGACATCAAGCCGTCGCAGAACATGCAGGCGGCCATGGAGCGCCAGGCCGCCGCCGAGCGTGAGCGCAAAGCCGACGTCACCCGCGCCGAGGGCGCCAAGCAGGCCGCCATTCTCGAAGCCGAAGCGCGCCAGCAGGCGGCCAAGCTCGACGCCGAGGCGCAGATCAACCTCGCCGAAGCCTCGGCGCGTTCCATCACCCTGGTTCGGGACGCGGTCGGCACCGAAATCACCCCGGCCATGTACCTGCTCGGCGAGCGATACATCGGCGCCATGGAAAGCCTTGCCAGCAGCGACAACGCCAAGGTGGTGGTGCTGCCGGCCGACCTGCAGGAAACCGTGCGCGGCCTGATGGGCCGCAACAAACAGGCCTGA
- a CDS encoding DUF2946 domain-containing protein: MSPYRPAIAWIACFAVLFNLLAMPLASAAPKGPAEQLLWGAFCSSVGAKANPAIMALGKIDLGQQGDDHSNMQHCWCCSGAAPLLALPGHAPQLSKPLALSIGLEPLLTAYQPTPRQQWPALNPRASPLV; encoded by the coding sequence ATGTCCCCATATCGGCCCGCCATCGCCTGGATTGCCTGCTTCGCAGTGCTGTTCAATCTGCTGGCCATGCCGTTGGCGTCCGCAGCCCCCAAGGGCCCGGCCGAACAACTGCTGTGGGGGGCCTTCTGTTCGAGCGTCGGGGCCAAGGCCAATCCGGCAATCATGGCCCTGGGCAAGATCGACCTCGGCCAGCAAGGCGATGACCATTCGAACATGCAGCACTGCTGGTGCTGCTCGGGCGCCGCGCCGTTGCTGGCGCTTCCCGGGCATGCGCCGCAACTGAGCAAACCGCTGGCCCTGTCGATCGGGCTCGAACCGCTGCTCACCGCCTATCAACCCACGCCACGCCAACAGTGGCCGGCCCTCAACCCCCGCGCCTCCCCTCTGGTCTGA